A single Thermoanaerobacterium sp. RBIITD DNA region contains:
- a CDS encoding class I SAM-dependent methyltransferase, with translation MEINIEEFDEIAREVFAPVYPVIAKQIKYKTGITTGTCLDIGTGGGYLGIELAKITDLSVILFDKSEEMLKIAGDNIIKNALEAKVRTQLGDVHNIPFKDQTINLVISRGSIFFWQDLQKAFKEIHRILTPEGMAYIGGGFGTAKLKEQIIANMKRMNKEWKGGMIQSFGNDPVGMLNDQLRLAGIKNYEVIMDESGLWLIMRGGNNIEM, from the coding sequence ATGGAAATAAATATAGAGGAATTTGATGAAATTGCTCGCGAGGTATTTGCTCCAGTTTATCCTGTTATTGCAAAGCAAATAAAATACAAAACAGGTATAACAACAGGTACATGTTTAGATATAGGAACTGGAGGAGGATATCTTGGAATCGAATTAGCTAAAATTACGGACTTGTCTGTAATTTTATTTGATAAATCTGAGGAAATGTTAAAAATTGCTGGTGATAATATTATAAAGAATGCTTTGGAAGCTAAAGTCAGAACTCAACTTGGAGATGTTCATAATATACCTTTTAAAGACCAGACAATTAATCTTGTAATAAGTAGAGGATCAATATTTTTTTGGCAGGACCTTCAAAAAGCCTTTAAGGAAATTCACAGGATACTTACACCAGAAGGAATGGCATATATTGGCGGTGGCTTTGGCACAGCAAAATTAAAAGAACAGATAATAGCAAATATGAAAAGAATGAATAAAGAGTGGAAGGGAGGCATGATTCAGAGTTTTGGTAATGATCCAGTAGGAATGCTTAATGATCAATTAAGGCTTGCAGGAATTAAGAATTATGAAGTTATTATGGATGAATCAGGATTATGGTTGATTATGCGAGGAGGTAACAACATTGAAATGTGA
- a CDS encoding transposase produces the protein MKLFIGVDVSSDDLKTCIMDSEGNTLKKFAVQTILLVQVFQDQVIFYADKHSCQEIRIGMESTSVYSFHPAMFLNEDETLSKRQTKVYIINATLVNKFKESYPYLDKTDDVDAWVIADRLRFGRIPTCCSNAGTAPCLSKVD, from the coding sequence ATGAAGTTGTTTATAGGTGTAGACGTCAGCTCTGATGATTTAAAAACATGCATTATGGATAGTGAAGGTAATACTCTAAAGAAGTTTGCTGTTCAAACAATCCTTCTGGTGCAAGTTTTCCAGGATCAGGTTATCTTTTATGCTGATAAACATTCTTGCCAGGAAATCCGCATTGGAATGGAGTCTACTTCTGTCTACAGCTTTCACCCTGCTATGTTTTTAAACGAGGATGAGACACTAAGCAAGCGTCAGACAAAGGTTTATATTATTAACGCTACGCTTGTTAATAAGTTTAAGGAGTCTTACCCTTATCTTGACAAGACTGATGATGTCGATGCATGGGTTATTGCCGACCGTTTGCGCTTTGGACGTATTCCAACATGCTGTAGTAATGCAGGAACAGCTCCTTGCCTTTCAAAGGTTGACTAG
- a CDS encoding ABC transporter substrate-binding protein, producing the protein MYKIAKRKNFILSTVIIICIILTEAFTGCGNQKTLKSKEQEKQTTRTIVDMAGRKVTVPFQIKKVYSVSPIGTEFMYTLSPEKIAGLNNKISEAESKYCIDSYKKLPVLSGNFGQNNKMNREEILKIKPDVILNMNTIDSSLIENSDKIQNDMGIPVVCVTNDLDKMDKVYEFIGNLTGDTSKAKELGDYCKKTYTEITEIAKKIPEDKRVKVYYAEGEEGLQTDPKGSQHAQLLDLIGAINVAQVPIKFGFGRSEVSMEQLLKWNPETILVCIDQGFATSANNPYKVIMSDPNWSSLRAVKDKKVYVIPYEPFNWFDRPPSIMRILGAKWLGNLLYPDYFKYDMKAEVKEFYDKFLHIKITDQQYEEIMANAK; encoded by the coding sequence ATGTATAAAATAGCAAAAAGAAAAAACTTTATTTTATCAACAGTTATTATTATATGTATAATTCTAACTGAAGCGTTTACCGGATGTGGAAATCAAAAAACTTTAAAAAGCAAAGAACAAGAAAAACAAACTACAAGAACTATAGTAGATATGGCAGGTAGAAAAGTAACAGTGCCTTTCCAGATTAAAAAAGTTTATTCAGTCAGCCCTATAGGAACCGAATTTATGTATACACTATCACCAGAAAAAATTGCAGGTTTAAATAATAAGATTTCAGAAGCCGAAAGCAAGTATTGCATAGACAGTTATAAGAAACTTCCTGTATTGAGTGGAAACTTCGGTCAGAACAATAAAATGAATAGGGAAGAAATATTGAAGATAAAACCTGATGTAATACTTAATATGAATACTATAGACAGCTCTCTTATAGAAAATTCAGATAAAATACAGAATGATATGGGTATTCCTGTAGTATGTGTAACAAATGATTTGGATAAAATGGACAAGGTCTATGAATTTATAGGGAATTTGACAGGAGATACCAGTAAAGCTAAGGAACTTGGGGATTATTGTAAAAAAACTTATACAGAAATTACAGAGATAGCTAAAAAAATACCTGAAGATAAAAGAGTCAAAGTATATTATGCAGAAGGAGAGGAAGGTTTACAGACAGATCCTAAAGGATCTCAGCATGCTCAATTACTGGATCTTATAGGGGCAATAAATGTTGCCCAAGTGCCAATAAAATTTGGTTTTGGAAGAAGTGAAGTATCAATGGAACAGCTTCTTAAATGGAATCCTGAAACTATTTTGGTATGTATTGATCAGGGATTTGCAACTTCTGCAAATAATCCTTACAAAGTAATAATGTCTGATCCTAATTGGAGTAGTTTAAGAGCAGTAAAGGATAAAAAAGTATATGTAATACCTTACGAACCATTTAATTGGTTCGACAGACCGCCATCAATAATGAGAATATTAGGAGCAAAATGGTTAGGAAATTTATTGTATCCAGACTATTTTAAGTATGATATGAAGGCTGAAGTTAAAGAATTCTATGATAAATTTTTGCATATAAAAATTACCGATCAACAGTATGAAGAAATTATGGCTAATGCAAAATAG
- a CDS encoding radical SAM protein, giving the protein MKCEICERGCEIPENGTGACGLYENNGQVIVERFPNKYLITCPISIETMPMLHFYIGQKFLQISTVGCNFHCPGCISTVIVKEMNHKSKALKELSPMEIVNEAIKNNCIGIAFLMNDPIASFYTFIKVAEAAKKRKLLVGCSSNTYFTEDALNKIIKYLDFINIGVKGMSDDIYRKCGGSTVNPVIRNMKILHDNGVFIEVSCVYSNENKEQVIELAKKISEISKDIPLQIMRFIPLEEADCSLEPSIKASEELIKQLMQYVNYVYLFNSPGTDFLNTYCPKCGKLIYKRDFYGPMGAKLISSELVEKEICPRCSFKLNFKGSLKNVRYQEADFQGGYPFTRALEIMESILITIGVSDKDKIVKVWEDVLCSGKLKNLHMDIQNLNSYIDTIRNFGKIAGYNNEAENLSSYMEERISIIQRGLANVKNKPKVYYAMGKPLFCIKGGRMENQLIEAAGGISVNKELDCSGRPGMRISVEQLNKLNPDIIFISAFISNSVEDFYDECIKDGINVEAVKNKRIYTHIAPGLDFGSPRWILGLMYMANILHPDIFNFNVIKEVEQFYQKFYNIDFTLANLNRSFAKPSNKWKLNS; this is encoded by the coding sequence TTGAAATGTGAAATTTGCGAAAGAGGCTGTGAAATTCCCGAAAATGGTACAGGAGCATGCGGTTTATATGAAAATAATGGACAAGTTATTGTAGAAAGATTCCCAAATAAGTATCTTATTACTTGTCCAATATCAATAGAAACCATGCCTATGTTACATTTTTATATAGGGCAAAAATTTTTACAGATCAGTACTGTAGGATGTAATTTTCATTGTCCGGGTTGTATTTCTACAGTAATTGTAAAAGAAATGAATCATAAGAGCAAAGCCCTTAAGGAGTTATCTCCGATGGAAATAGTAAATGAAGCTATAAAAAATAATTGTATTGGTATTGCTTTTTTGATGAATGATCCGATTGCTTCTTTTTACACATTTATTAAGGTCGCAGAAGCTGCAAAAAAAAGAAAACTACTTGTAGGCTGTTCTTCTAACACATATTTTACTGAAGATGCTTTAAATAAAATTATTAAATACTTAGATTTTATTAATATAGGTGTAAAAGGGATGTCTGATGATATTTACCGTAAATGCGGTGGAAGTACAGTTAATCCTGTTATAAGGAATATGAAAATATTGCATGATAATGGAGTATTTATTGAGGTTTCCTGTGTATACAGTAACGAGAATAAGGAACAAGTAATAGAGCTTGCAAAAAAGATAAGCGAAATATCCAAAGATATACCTTTACAAATTATGCGTTTTATTCCACTGGAAGAAGCTGATTGTTCTTTAGAACCCTCTATTAAAGCTTCAGAAGAGCTTATAAAACAATTAATGCAGTATGTTAACTATGTGTATCTTTTTAATTCGCCAGGAACTGATTTCTTAAACACATATTGTCCTAAATGTGGGAAACTTATTTATAAAAGAGATTTTTACGGCCCTATGGGTGCAAAATTAATAAGTTCAGAATTAGTGGAAAAAGAAATTTGTCCAAGGTGTTCATTTAAATTAAACTTTAAAGGCTCTTTAAAAAATGTAAGATATCAGGAAGCTGATTTTCAAGGAGGATACCCCTTTACCAGAGCGCTGGAAATAATGGAATCTATATTAATAACTATTGGTGTTAGTGATAAAGATAAAATAGTGAAGGTATGGGAAGATGTGCTTTGTAGTGGGAAATTAAAAAATCTCCATATGGATATACAAAATTTAAATAGTTATATTGATACTATAAGAAATTTTGGAAAAATAGCTGGCTATAACAATGAAGCAGAAAATTTATCAAGTTATATGGAAGAAAGAATTTCTATAATTCAACGTGGATTAGCTAATGTAAAAAATAAGCCTAAAGTATATTATGCTATGGGTAAACCGCTTTTTTGCATCAAAGGTGGAAGAATGGAAAATCAATTGATAGAAGCAGCTGGAGGTATTAGTGTAAATAAAGAACTTGATTGCAGCGGAAGACCTGGAATGAGAATCTCAGTTGAACAATTAAATAAATTAAATCCAGATATCATTTTCATTTCTGCATTTATATCTAATTCAGTTGAAGATTTCTATGATGAGTGTATTAAAGATGGAATAAATGTAGAAGCAGTAAAAAACAAAAGAATATATACACATATAGCACCGGGATTGGATTTTGGAAGTCCAAGATGGATATTGGGACTTATGTATATGGCCAATATTCTGCATCCTGATATATTTAATTTTAATGTAATAAAAGAAGTTGAACAATTCTATCAAAAATTTTATAATATAGATTTTACTTTAGCAAATTTAAACCGTTCTTTTGCCAAGCCAAGCAATAAATGGAAGCTGAATTCATAA